From a region of the Mycobacterium intracellulare ATCC 13950 genome:
- the pgm gene encoding phosphoglucomutase (alpha-D-glucose-1,6-bisphosphate-dependent), with amino-acid sequence MVANPRAGQPAQPEDLVDLPHLVTAYYSIQPDPGDVAQQVAFGTSGHRGSALNGAFNEAHILAITQAIVEYRAAHGITGPLFIGRDTHGLSEPAWVSALEVLAANDVVAMIDSRDRYTPTPAVSHAILTYNRGRTDAPADGIVVTPSHNPPSDGGFKYNPPNGGPADTDATNAIAKRANEILRDGSGVKRIPLARALQTAQRHDYLGNYVDDLPNVVDIDAIRAAGVRIGADPLGGASVDYWGEIATRHRLDLTVVNPLVDATWRFMTLDHDGKIRMDCSSPDAMAGLIRGMSDNPGRYQIATGNDADSDRHGIVTPDAGLLNPNHYLAVAIEYLYTQRPSWPGGIAVGKTAVSSSMIDRVVAGIGRKLIEVPVGFKWFVDGLIEGGIGFGGEESAGASFLRRDGSVWTTDKDGIILALLASEMLAVTGKSPSQRYQQLTAEYGTPFYARVDAPADRDQKARLAKLSADEVTATVLAGEPITAKLTAAPGNGAALGGLKVTTANAWFAARPSGTEDVYKIYAESFNGEEHLAEVQETAREVVNKVIG; translated from the coding sequence ATGGTGGCCAACCCTCGCGCCGGTCAGCCGGCCCAACCCGAAGACCTTGTCGATCTGCCCCACCTGGTGACGGCCTATTACTCGATTCAGCCCGATCCCGGCGACGTCGCCCAGCAGGTGGCATTCGGCACGTCGGGCCACCGCGGGTCGGCGCTCAATGGGGCGTTCAACGAGGCGCACATCCTGGCGATCACCCAGGCCATCGTCGAGTACCGCGCCGCCCACGGCATTACAGGCCCGTTGTTCATCGGCCGGGACACGCACGGCCTCTCCGAGCCGGCCTGGGTCTCCGCGCTGGAGGTGCTGGCCGCCAACGACGTCGTCGCCATGATCGATTCCCGCGACCGGTACACGCCGACCCCGGCGGTCAGCCACGCCATTCTCACCTACAACCGCGGTCGCACCGACGCGCCGGCCGACGGGATCGTCGTGACGCCGTCGCACAACCCGCCCTCGGACGGGGGCTTCAAATACAACCCGCCCAACGGCGGCCCGGCCGACACCGACGCCACCAACGCAATCGCCAAGCGCGCCAACGAGATTCTGCGCGACGGCTCGGGCGTCAAGCGCATCCCGCTGGCCCGCGCGCTACAGACCGCGCAGCGCCACGACTACCTCGGTAACTATGTCGACGACCTGCCCAACGTGGTCGACATCGATGCCATCCGCGCGGCCGGGGTGCGGATCGGCGCCGACCCGCTGGGCGGGGCGAGCGTGGACTACTGGGGCGAGATCGCCACCCGTCACCGCTTGGATCTGACCGTGGTCAATCCGCTGGTCGACGCGACATGGCGGTTTATGACGCTCGACCACGACGGCAAGATCCGGATGGACTGCAGCTCACCGGACGCGATGGCGGGACTCATCCGCGGGATGTCCGACAACCCCGGCCGCTACCAGATCGCCACGGGCAACGATGCCGACTCGGACCGCCACGGCATCGTCACGCCCGACGCGGGGCTGCTCAACCCGAACCACTACCTGGCGGTGGCCATCGAATACCTGTACACGCAGCGGCCGTCGTGGCCGGGCGGCATCGCGGTCGGCAAGACCGCGGTCAGTTCGTCGATGATCGACCGGGTGGTCGCCGGCATCGGCCGCAAGCTCATCGAGGTGCCGGTCGGCTTCAAGTGGTTCGTCGACGGCCTGATCGAGGGCGGCATCGGCTTCGGCGGCGAGGAATCGGCCGGTGCGTCGTTCCTGCGGCGCGACGGGTCCGTGTGGACCACCGACAAGGACGGCATCATCCTGGCCCTGCTGGCCTCGGAAATGCTGGCCGTCACGGGGAAGAGTCCCTCCCAGCGCTATCAACAGTTGACCGCCGAATACGGCACGCCGTTCTACGCGCGGGTCGACGCGCCCGCCGACCGCGACCAAAAGGCCCGGCTCGCCAAGCTGTCCGCCGACGAGGTGACCGCGACGGTACTGGCGGGGGAGCCCATCACCGCCAAGCTGACCGCGGCACCCGGGAATGGGGCCGCATTGGGCGGATTGAAGGTGACGACAGCCAACGCGTGGTTTGCCGCGCGACCGTCGGGAACCGAAGACGTGTACAAGATTTATGCGGAATCTTTCAACGGAGAAGAGCATTTAGCCGAGGTGCAAGAAACTGCGCGCGAGGTAGTTAATAAAGTCATTGGGTGA
- the crcB gene encoding fluoride efflux transporter CrcB, with protein MAQRDYRELAAVFAGGALGSLARAALSDLAGGHPESWPWPTFTVNIVGAFLVGYFTTRLLERLPTSSYRRPLLGTGLCGGLTTFSTMQVETVRMIEHGHWGLAVGYTVASIVLGLLAVHLATKLVRRVRVRR; from the coding sequence GTGGCGCAACGGGACTATCGCGAATTGGCCGCGGTGTTTGCCGGTGGGGCGCTGGGCTCCCTGGCCCGGGCCGCCCTGAGCGACCTCGCCGGTGGCCACCCAGAGAGCTGGCCGTGGCCGACGTTCACGGTCAACATCGTCGGGGCGTTTCTGGTGGGCTACTTCACCACCCGGCTGCTGGAGCGGTTGCCGACGTCGAGCTATCGGCGCCCGCTGCTGGGCACCGGATTGTGCGGCGGTTTAACGACTTTCTCCACGATGCAGGTCGAGACGGTGAGGATGATCGAGCACGGTCATTGGGGGCTGGCCGTCGGCTACACCGTCGCCAGCATCGTGCTCGGGCTGCTGGCGGTGCACCTGGCCACCAAGTTGGTGCGCCGGGTGCGGGTGCGCCGATGA
- a CDS encoding fatty acyl-AMP ligase gives MSRFVDAMLCAAESSTHGLVTGEPGSPVRSSWAEVHQSARRVAGGLAALRVGAGDRVGVLAGAPAEVAPIAQGVWLRGACLTMLHQPTPRTDLQAWVRDTLAVITMIEATVVIVSEPFMAAVDVLTEHDVAVVTMAELLSAAPTTVVDSDENDLALLQLTSGSTDCPKAVMITHANVFANAEAMFVGAQYDLDTDVIVSWLPLFHDMGMTGFLTVPMLFGAELVKITPLDFLSDILLWPKLIDKYRATMTAAPNFAYAMLAKRLRRHAKPGDFDLSSLRWALSGSEQVEPADVEELCLAGVPFGLRPEAILPAYGMAETTVAVSFSECGRGLVVDEVDGDMLAVLRRAVPTAAGRTRRLASLGPLLKGIQARVVDEDGAVQAPRGVGVIELRGDPVTSGYLTTAGFMAAQDDQGWLNTGDLGYLTEQGHVVVCGRAKDVIIMAGRNIYPADVERAAGRVVGVRAGCVAAVRLDAGRSRESFAVAVESNDVDDAAQVRRIKHEVAHEVVTEVAARPRSVVVLAPGAIPKTPSGKLRRGYALPLVT, from the coding sequence GTGAGCAGATTCGTTGACGCGATGCTCTGCGCTGCGGAGTCGAGTACCCATGGCCTGGTGACCGGCGAACCTGGTTCGCCGGTTCGGTCTAGCTGGGCCGAAGTACATCAGAGCGCCCGACGGGTAGCCGGCGGACTGGCCGCCCTCCGGGTCGGCGCGGGCGATCGGGTCGGTGTGCTGGCCGGCGCCCCGGCGGAAGTCGCGCCGATCGCGCAGGGGGTCTGGCTGCGCGGCGCGTGTTTGACGATGCTGCATCAACCGACGCCACGCACCGATCTGCAGGCGTGGGTGCGCGACACCTTGGCGGTCATCACGATGATCGAGGCAACCGTCGTGATCGTGTCGGAGCCGTTCATGGCCGCGGTGGACGTGTTAACCGAGCACGATGTCGCGGTGGTGACGATGGCCGAGCTATTGAGCGCCGCACCGACCACCGTCGTCGACAGCGATGAGAACGATCTGGCGCTTCTGCAGTTGACGTCTGGCTCGACGGATTGCCCTAAAGCAGTGATGATCACCCATGCGAACGTGTTCGCCAACGCCGAGGCGATGTTCGTCGGTGCCCAGTACGACTTGGACACCGACGTGATCGTGAGCTGGTTACCGCTATTCCACGACATGGGAATGACCGGATTCTTAACGGTGCCAATGCTATTCGGTGCCGAATTGGTCAAGATCACGCCACTCGACTTCTTGTCCGATATCTTGTTGTGGCCCAAGTTGATCGACAAGTACCGAGCGACCATGACCGCGGCACCGAATTTCGCCTACGCGATGCTCGCCAAGCGGTTACGGCGGCACGCAAAGCCCGGTGATTTTGATCTGTCGTCGTTGCGGTGGGCGTTATCAGGTTCCGAGCAGGTCGAACCGGCCGACGTGGAGGAACTGTGTTTGGCCGGCGTGCCGTTCGGACTGCGTCCAGAAGCGATCTTGCCCGCTTATGGAATGGCCGAAACGACTGTGGCGGTGTCATTTTCGGAGTGTGGCCGTGGACTCGTCGTTGATGAGGTGGACGGCGATATGCTGGCGGTGCTGCGGCGCGCAGTGCCCACCGCCGCCGGCCGCACTCGTCGACTCGCATCGCTGGGGCCGCTGCTGAAGGGTATACAGGCACGCGTCGTCGATGAGGACGGCGCCGTTCAGGCGCCCCGCGGTGTGGGAGTCATCGAGTTGCGGGGAGATCCGGTCACGTCCGGGTATCTCACGACGGCCGGTTTCATGGCCGCTCAAGACGACCAGGGGTGGTTGAACACCGGCGATCTGGGTTATCTCACCGAGCAGGGCCACGTGGTCGTGTGCGGTCGGGCCAAAGACGTCATCATCATGGCCGGACGCAACATCTACCCCGCTGATGTCGAACGTGCTGCCGGGCGCGTCGTCGGGGTGCGCGCAGGGTGTGTGGCCGCCGTGCGGCTCGACGCCGGCCGTTCGCGGGAATCGTTTGCCGTTGCGGTGGAGTCGAACGACGTCGATGATGCCGCGCAGGTGCGGCGCATCAAGCATGAGGTCGCTCACGAAGTCGTCACCGAAGTCGCGGCGCGGCCACGCAGTGTGGTGGTGCTGGCCCCGGGGGCGATTCCCAAGACGCCGTCCGGCAAGCTGCGTCGCGGTTACGCGCTGCCCCTGGTCACATGA
- a CDS encoding aldehyde dehydrogenase gives MDHHPAVQIAGSDGARPQAGVLHVISPHTEEPIAEVNAAGSDDVDAAVAAARAAFGPWGRSEPAERVAAIRRLADIYDGRRAEMATTITAEIGAPISFAQRAQVGLPAFMMRAFCDLAERHPWQETRPGFFGSDVHVRKEPVGVVAAIVPWNMPQFLIVTKLVPALLAGCAVVLKPAPESPLDALLLGEMIAEAGLPPGVVSILPGDGALGAYLVAHPGVDKVSFTGSTAAGRAVAASCAVNLTKVSLELGGKSAALVLDDASPDKVAAGVRSASLSNSGQICNALTRVLVPQGRHDEYVDALAAEMAGLRVGDPNDPDTQLGPLVSRRQQQRVRDYIEIGQNEGARVVIGGTDMPDGLDRGWYVRPTLFAAADNSMRIAREEIFGPVITVIPYRDDEEALAIANDSDYGLAGSVWSDDSDRALAMATRIHTGTVGVNQGYTMDPFAPFGGVKASGYGRELGPEGLDGYLETKSIAIAAES, from the coding sequence ATGGACCATCACCCCGCAGTGCAGATCGCCGGAAGCGATGGGGCGCGGCCGCAGGCCGGCGTCTTGCACGTCATCTCTCCGCACACCGAGGAACCGATCGCCGAGGTCAATGCGGCGGGATCCGACGACGTCGACGCGGCGGTGGCGGCGGCGCGCGCGGCCTTCGGGCCCTGGGGCCGCAGCGAGCCGGCGGAACGGGTCGCCGCGATCCGGCGCCTGGCCGACATCTACGACGGACGCCGCGCGGAGATGGCCACCACGATCACGGCCGAGATCGGCGCCCCGATCAGCTTCGCCCAGCGGGCCCAGGTCGGCCTGCCGGCATTCATGATGCGCGCGTTCTGCGACCTGGCCGAACGGCACCCGTGGCAGGAGACCAGGCCCGGGTTCTTCGGAAGCGACGTGCACGTCCGCAAGGAACCCGTCGGCGTCGTCGCGGCGATCGTGCCCTGGAACATGCCCCAGTTCCTCATCGTCACCAAACTGGTGCCCGCGCTGTTGGCCGGCTGCGCCGTCGTGCTCAAACCCGCCCCCGAAAGCCCGTTGGACGCGCTGCTTTTAGGCGAGATGATCGCCGAAGCCGGCCTGCCGCCGGGCGTGGTCAGCATCCTGCCGGGCGACGGTGCGCTGGGCGCCTACCTCGTCGCCCACCCGGGCGTCGACAAAGTGTCGTTCACCGGCTCCACCGCGGCGGGGCGGGCGGTGGCCGCATCGTGTGCGGTCAACCTCACCAAAGTCAGCCTGGAACTCGGCGGCAAGTCCGCCGCCCTGGTTCTCGACGACGCATCGCCGGACAAGGTGGCCGCCGGGGTGCGATCCGCGAGCCTGTCCAACAGCGGCCAGATCTGCAATGCGCTCACCCGGGTCCTGGTGCCGCAGGGGCGCCACGACGAGTACGTCGACGCGCTCGCCGCCGAGATGGCCGGCCTTCGCGTCGGCGATCCCAACGATCCCGACACCCAGCTCGGTCCGTTGGTGTCCCGGCGCCAGCAGCAACGCGTTCGCGACTACATCGAGATCGGCCAGAACGAGGGGGCGCGCGTCGTCATCGGCGGCACCGACATGCCCGACGGACTCGACCGCGGCTGGTATGTCCGGCCCACCCTGTTCGCGGCGGCCGACAATTCGATGCGCATCGCCCGGGAGGAGATCTTTGGGCCCGTCATCACCGTCATCCCCTACCGCGATGACGAGGAGGCGCTGGCGATCGCCAACGATTCCGATTACGGCCTGGCCGGCTCGGTGTGGAGCGACGACAGCGACCGTGCGCTGGCGATGGCCACCCGCATCCACACCGGGACCGTCGGCGTCAACCAGGGCTACACGATGGATCCGTTCGCGCCCTTCGGGGGCGTCAAGGCCAGCGGCTACGGCCGCGAACTCGGGCCCGAAGGCCTCGACGGTTACCTGGAAACGAAGTCGATCGCCATCGCCGCGGAATCCTAG
- a CDS encoding GNAT family N-acetyltransferase, translated as MSDAERVLPRELTDLPEEIRGVPPPPIPDLPEPYGLRLAEPDADAEMIAEWMGRPHLVEAWESHWPVARWHRYLRAQLDGGFSRPFLALHDGVDRAYIELYRAAKDSIATRYDHDPYDLGLHVAVADLDYIQRGHVGYLLPHLVGSIFTLDPRCRRIMFDPDHRNALARKFCERGGCAFLGEHDMANRRMALYVLPRTPDDVPRA; from the coding sequence ATGAGCGACGCGGAACGCGTCCTCCCCCGGGAATTGACTGATCTTCCCGAGGAGATCCGCGGCGTCCCGCCGCCGCCGATCCCGGACCTGCCCGAGCCGTACGGTTTGCGTCTTGCCGAGCCGGACGCCGACGCCGAGATGATCGCGGAGTGGATGGGCCGCCCGCACCTGGTCGAAGCCTGGGAGTCCCACTGGCCGGTGGCGCGGTGGCATCGATACCTGCGGGCGCAGCTCGACGGGGGCTTTTCTCGTCCATTCCTGGCGCTGCACGACGGGGTGGACCGCGCCTATATCGAGTTGTACAGGGCGGCAAAGGATTCCATCGCCACCCGCTACGACCACGACCCCTACGATCTGGGCTTGCACGTCGCGGTCGCCGATTTGGATTACATCCAGCGTGGACACGTCGGTTACCTGCTGCCGCACTTGGTGGGCAGCATCTTCACGCTCGATCCCCGGTGTCGCCGAATCATGTTCGACCCCGACCACCGCAATGCGTTGGCGCGCAAGTTCTGTGAGCGCGGCGGCTGCGCATTCCTCGGCGAACACGACATGGCGAATCGGCGCATGGCCCTGTACGTGCTGCCCCGCACCCCCGACGACGTCCCGCGCGCCTGA
- the crcB gene encoding fluoride efflux transporter CrcB encodes MTTATTAVVWLGVAFIGGVGSVLRFVIDRAVARRVSRPFPFGTLVVNISGAALLGFLGGLALNKEAALLAGTAFVGAYTTFSTWMLETQRLGEERQLRSSLANIVVSVVLGVAAAFIGQRLAELF; translated from the coding sequence ATGACCACCGCGACGACTGCCGTGGTGTGGCTGGGCGTCGCGTTCATCGGCGGCGTCGGATCGGTGCTGCGCTTTGTGATCGACCGTGCGGTCGCGCGCCGGGTGTCCCGGCCGTTCCCGTTCGGCACGCTCGTCGTAAACATCAGTGGCGCAGCGCTTCTCGGATTTCTCGGGGGTTTGGCGCTCAACAAGGAGGCCGCCCTGCTGGCCGGCACGGCGTTCGTCGGCGCCTACACCACGTTTTCGACCTGGATGCTGGAAACGCAGCGACTCGGCGAGGAGCGCCAGCTGCGCTCCTCGCTCGCCAACATCGTCGTCAGCGTGGTGTTGGGCGTAGCGGCGGCGTTCATCGGGCAGCGCCTCGCCGAGCTGTTCTGA
- a CDS encoding type II toxin-antitoxin system death-on-curing family toxin — protein sequence MTDYLDLEDLLEIARKAVGVDVIVRDYGLLESALARPRASIFGQDAYPDPHVKAAALLHSLTRNHALVDGNKRLGWAACRTFLAINAQWISAPEDDRFDLVIRVATGAMAGLDDIAAQLRGWSHP from the coding sequence ATGACGGACTATCTGGACCTCGAGGATCTTCTGGAAATTGCCCGAAAAGCCGTCGGAGTGGACGTCATTGTCCGGGATTACGGCTTGCTTGAATCCGCTCTGGCGCGTCCTCGAGCCTCCATCTTCGGCCAGGACGCCTACCCGGATCCCCACGTCAAGGCCGCCGCACTGCTGCATTCGCTGACACGGAATCACGCGCTGGTGGACGGGAACAAGCGACTCGGGTGGGCGGCCTGCCGGACGTTCCTGGCAATCAACGCCCAGTGGATCAGTGCGCCCGAGGACGATCGCTTCGATTTGGTGATCCGGGTGGCCACCGGTGCGATGGCCGGTCTCGACGACATTGCGGCACAACTGCGCGGCTGGAGCCACCCGTGA
- a CDS encoding MFS transporter, whose product MVALGYGVISPALPSFARSFGVSIKAVTFLVTVFSLARLCFAPVSGQLVQRLGERRIYIGGMVIVAVSTGACAFSQAYWQLMAFRVISGIGSTMFYVSALGLMIHISPPDARGRVAGLFTTSFMVGAVGGPAVGALAAGWGLTAPFIVYGVALLGVAVVLFFGLRNSALAAPGPPTRSTVTMREALRVRAYWSSLGANFATGWSAFGLRVALVPLFITDVMGRGVGVIGIALAAFAGGNALAMIPSGYLSDRMGRRTLMIVGLALSGAATIFLGAASSLPRFLVAAVVVGAVTGIYMSPMQAAVADILGSEARAGSPVAAVQMMSDLGAIVGSMTLGWVAERLSYGWGFVISGIVLLIAAVGWVVTPETRTVPVPEPDPLPSPHTLNLPEQQL is encoded by the coding sequence ATGGTCGCGCTTGGTTACGGAGTCATTTCACCGGCGCTGCCGTCTTTCGCCCGCAGTTTCGGCGTCAGCATCAAGGCGGTGACCTTCTTGGTCACCGTCTTTTCGTTGGCCCGCCTGTGTTTTGCGCCGGTCAGCGGGCAGCTGGTCCAGCGGCTGGGGGAGCGGCGGATCTACATCGGCGGGATGGTGATCGTCGCGGTCTCCACCGGCGCGTGTGCGTTTTCCCAGGCTTACTGGCAATTGATGGCTTTCCGCGTCATCAGCGGAATCGGATCGACAATGTTTTATGTTTCGGCGCTGGGACTGATGATCCATATCAGCCCGCCCGACGCCCGCGGACGGGTCGCGGGCCTTTTCACCACGTCGTTCATGGTCGGGGCCGTGGGCGGCCCGGCCGTCGGCGCCCTGGCGGCCGGTTGGGGGCTCACCGCGCCGTTCATCGTGTACGGCGTCGCTTTGCTCGGTGTGGCGGTGGTGCTGTTTTTCGGCTTGCGGAATTCGGCCCTGGCGGCCCCGGGGCCGCCGACGCGGTCGACGGTGACGATGCGAGAGGCGTTGCGCGTGCGCGCCTATTGGTCCTCGCTCGGGGCCAATTTCGCGACCGGTTGGTCGGCGTTCGGCCTTCGTGTCGCCCTGGTCCCCTTGTTCATCACCGACGTCATGGGCCGCGGCGTCGGCGTCATCGGCATTGCGCTCGCGGCATTCGCCGGGGGCAACGCGCTGGCCATGATTCCCAGTGGCTACCTGTCCGACCGGATGGGACGGCGCACGTTGATGATCGTGGGCCTGGCGTTGTCCGGCGCGGCGACCATCTTCTTGGGCGCGGCGTCGTCATTGCCGAGGTTTCTGGTCGCCGCGGTGGTGGTGGGGGCGGTGACGGGCATCTACATGTCGCCGATGCAGGCCGCCGTCGCCGACATCCTGGGCAGTGAGGCGCGCGCGGGCAGTCCGGTGGCGGCCGTGCAGATGATGTCCGACCTGGGCGCGATCGTCGGATCCATGACGCTCGGTTGGGTCGCCGAGCGGCTGAGCTACGGCTGGGGTTTCGTCATCAGCGGCATCGTTTTGCTGATCGCCGCGGTGGGCTGGGTGGTGACGCCGGAGACCCGGACGGTGCCCGTTCCGGAGCCCGACCCCTTGCCGTCTCCGCACACGCTGAATCTTCCTGAGCAGCAACTTTGA
- a CDS encoding DUF488 domain-containing protein, with product MSPRGRIRVVRVYDDVGADEGQRVLVDRVWPRGMRKDDPRVGIWCKEVAPSKDLREWYQHRAERFDEFTSRYEAELRDSAALAELRKLAKRGPVTLVTATREVDISQAVVLAKLLGAH from the coding sequence GTGAGCCCCAGAGGGCGGATCCGAGTCGTGCGGGTCTACGACGACGTCGGCGCTGACGAGGGTCAGCGCGTGCTGGTCGATCGGGTCTGGCCGCGCGGCATGCGCAAAGACGACCCGCGGGTGGGCATCTGGTGCAAGGAGGTCGCACCCTCGAAGGACCTCCGCGAGTGGTACCAACACCGGGCCGAACGATTCGACGAGTTCACCTCCCGTTACGAGGCGGAACTGCGCGACAGCGCCGCGCTGGCGGAGTTGCGCAAGCTTGCCAAGCGGGGTCCGGTCACGTTGGTCACGGCCACCCGCGAGGTGGACATCAGCCAGGCGGTCGTCCTGGCGAAGCTCCTCGGAGCCCACTGA
- a CDS encoding DUF5994 family protein, translating into MYRTASRRTAVPVRVSVARQLGGDIDGAWWPRADRITNELPGLVAALTPLLGDICSVNVNWPALQRPPDFNWHGWEHKRQHVMTFIGGEERVNLLIVPYATYSGLALMVLRRAAGLPVEAKDRDKPAFVTAGSILQAARQQRALDR; encoded by the coding sequence GTGTATCGCACGGCGAGCCGACGCACGGCCGTCCCCGTCCGGGTCTCGGTAGCCCGCCAGTTAGGCGGCGACATCGACGGAGCGTGGTGGCCACGCGCCGACCGCATCACCAACGAATTACCCGGCCTTGTCGCGGCGCTGACACCCCTGCTCGGCGACATCTGCTCTGTCAACGTCAACTGGCCGGCACTACAACGACCGCCCGATTTCAACTGGCACGGATGGGAACACAAGCGCCAGCACGTGATGACGTTCATCGGCGGCGAGGAGCGGGTGAACCTTTTGATCGTTCCTTATGCGACATACAGCGGGCTTGCACTGATGGTGCTGCGCCGCGCGGCCGGACTGCCCGTCGAGGCCAAGGATCGCGACAAACCCGCGTTCGTCACCGCCGGCTCGATCCTGCAGGCCGCCCGACAACAACGCGCCCTCGACCGTTAG
- a CDS encoding HNH endonuclease — translation MFEELTAVDPAADESSLVELIAELETLKSAAAAGQARAAAALDAARRATEAATGVPAARRGRGVASEVALARRDSPARGGRHLGFAKALVHEMPHTLAALECGALSEWRATLIVRESACLDVEDRRALDAEMCADPSSLSGMGDARVAAAAKAIAYRLDPHAIVERAAKAEEDRTVTIRPAPDTMSYVTALLPVAQGVSVYATLRREADTCGDGRTRGQVMADTLVERVTGRSATVPTPVAVNLALTDETLLGGDDAPADVAGYGPIPASVARSMVAEAAADRRSRATLRRLYTHPQSGALVAMESRARLFPQGLAAFIGLRDQHCRTPYCDAPIRHRDHAQPWADGGPTTADNGLGLCEHCNYVKENAGWRVSTSVDENHTHTALFTTPTGTTYCSTAPPRGPTITMSKLEVRVGVALARHAA, via the coding sequence ATGTTCGAGGAATTGACCGCCGTCGATCCGGCAGCCGACGAATCGTCGCTGGTAGAGCTCATCGCCGAGCTGGAGACGCTCAAGTCCGCGGCGGCCGCCGGCCAGGCCCGGGCGGCGGCCGCCCTGGACGCGGCGCGTCGAGCCACCGAAGCGGCCACCGGGGTGCCCGCCGCGCGCCGCGGACGCGGCGTGGCAAGCGAGGTCGCCCTGGCGCGACGGGACTCCCCCGCGCGGGGCGGCCGGCATCTGGGTTTCGCCAAAGCCCTGGTGCACGAGATGCCGCATACGCTGGCCGCCCTGGAATGCGGGGCCCTGTCGGAGTGGCGGGCGACGCTGATCGTGCGCGAGAGCGCATGCCTGGACGTCGAGGACCGTCGCGCCTTGGACGCCGAGATGTGTGCCGACCCGTCGAGCCTGAGCGGCATGGGCGACGCGCGAGTGGCCGCGGCCGCGAAGGCGATCGCCTACCGGCTCGATCCGCACGCCATCGTCGAGCGGGCGGCCAAGGCCGAGGAAGACCGCACCGTCACCATCCGCCCGGCGCCCGACACCATGAGCTATGTCACCGCGTTATTGCCGGTGGCTCAGGGGGTTTCGGTGTATGCCACGCTGCGCCGCGAGGCAGACACCTGCGGCGACGGGCGAACGCGCGGGCAGGTGATGGCCGACACCCTGGTGGAAAGGGTCACCGGCCGCAGCGCAACGGTCCCCACCCCGGTCGCGGTCAACCTCGCGCTGACCGACGAGACGCTGCTCGGCGGTGACGATGCGCCGGCTGACGTCGCCGGCTACGGCCCCATCCCCGCGTCGGTCGCGCGCAGCATGGTCGCCGAGGCCGCCGCCGATCGACGTTCGCGAGCGACCCTGCGCAGGCTCTACACGCATCCCCAATCCGGGGCGCTGGTGGCCATGGAGTCACGAGCGCGACTCTTCCCGCAGGGCCTGGCCGCGTTCATCGGGCTCCGCGATCAACACTGCCGCACTCCCTACTGCGACGCGCCGATCAGGCACCGCGACCACGCGCAGCCGTGGGCCGACGGCGGCCCGACCACCGCGGACAACGGCCTCGGATTGTGCGAACACTGCAACTACGTCAAGGAAAATGCGGGGTGGCGGGTGAGCACGAGCGTCGACGAAAACCACACCCATACGGCGCTTTTCACGACGCCCACGGGCACAACCTACTGTTCGACGGCGCCGCCGCGCGGCCCCACCATCACGATGAGCAAGCTCGAAGTCCGCGTCGGCGTCGCGCTCGCGCGACATGCGGCCTGA